The following proteins are co-located in the Candidatus Desulfofervidus auxilii genome:
- the acs gene encoding acetate--CoA ligase: MAEKIEFKETIEALLEEARVFRPLPEVVVEANVSPKEYQEALERGTHDLEGFWEEAAEELEWFKKWDKVLDESNAPFYKWFVGAKCNIVHNAVDRHINGFRKNKVAIIWQGEPPEQKKKLTYYELYRRVNQFGNVLKSLGVKKGDRVVIYMPNLLETAIAMLGCAKIGAIHTVVYAGFSATALKERINDTKAKIIVTADGAYRNGKIILLKDLVDEAMLESPSVEHVIVVKRTGEPIDMSDGRYLWWHDLMEGASEECETEILDAEHPLYILHTSGTTGEPKGVLHVHGGYMVGVYRTLKWVFDIKETDIYWCAADVGWVTGHSYLIYGPLLCGATTVMYEGHPLYPKPDRMWQIIDKFGITVLYTAPTTIRMLMRFGRELPRRYSLKTLRLLGTVGEPINPEAWIWYYENVGRERCPIMDTWWQTETGMFMITPLPVALLKPGSATKPFPGVIADVVDKEGKPVPAGKGGFLVIKRPWPAMFRTLWGDPQKYKEQYWEIIPGGVYTTGDVARKDEDGYFWIQGRADDVMNIGGYRIGTVEVESAFVSHHAVAEAACIGVPDPIKGEVAKVFVVLKAKYKPSEELDKELRKHVRKVLGSIVIIKSIEFVDSLPKTRDGKIMHRVLKARELGLDPGDLTTLAD, encoded by the coding sequence ATGGCTGAAAAGATAGAGTTTAAAGAAACAATAGAGGCTCTTTTAGAAGAGGCACGAGTATTTCGCCCATTACCTGAAGTAGTAGTAGAAGCTAATGTTAGTCCTAAAGAATATCAGGAGGCTTTAGAAAGAGGTACTCATGATTTGGAGGGATTTTGGGAAGAAGCTGCCGAAGAATTAGAATGGTTTAAAAAATGGGATAAAGTGCTAGATGAAAGTAATGCTCCATTTTACAAATGGTTTGTTGGGGCAAAATGTAATATTGTACATAATGCAGTTGATAGACACATTAATGGTTTTCGAAAAAATAAAGTAGCTATCATCTGGCAAGGTGAGCCACCTGAACAAAAAAAGAAATTAACTTATTATGAACTTTATCGGCGGGTAAACCAATTTGGAAATGTTTTAAAATCACTGGGTGTGAAAAAGGGTGATCGAGTAGTTATTTATATGCCTAATCTACTTGAAACAGCTATTGCTATGCTTGGCTGTGCTAAAATTGGTGCTATCCACACTGTAGTTTATGCAGGTTTTAGTGCTACAGCTCTTAAAGAGAGAATAAATGATACTAAAGCAAAAATAATTGTAACAGCTGATGGTGCTTATCGAAATGGAAAAATAATTCTTTTAAAAGATTTAGTAGATGAAGCAATGCTTGAGTCTCCTAGTGTTGAGCATGTAATTGTGGTGAAAAGGACAGGAGAACCTATTGATATGTCAGATGGTCGTTATCTTTGGTGGCATGATTTAATGGAAGGTGCTTCTGAGGAATGTGAGACTGAAATTTTAGATGCTGAGCATCCTTTATACATTCTTCATACTTCTGGTACAACAGGAGAGCCTAAAGGTGTTCTTCATGTTCATGGTGGTTATATGGTAGGAGTCTACCGGACTTTAAAATGGGTATTTGATATTAAAGAAACAGATATATATTGGTGTGCAGCTGATGTAGGTTGGGTGACAGGTCATAGTTATCTTATTTATGGTCCACTACTTTGTGGAGCAACAACAGTAATGTATGAAGGTCATCCTCTTTATCCTAAACCTGACAGAATGTGGCAAATTATTGATAAATTTGGTATTACTGTTCTTTATACTGCTCCCACTACTATCAGGATGCTTATGCGATTTGGGCGAGAACTTCCTCGCCGATATAGTTTAAAGACACTTCGTCTATTAGGTACAGTAGGTGAACCTATAAATCCTGAGGCTTGGATTTGGTATTATGAAAATGTTGGTCGAGAAAGGTGTCCTATTATGGATACTTGGTGGCAGACAGAAACAGGTATGTTTATGATTACTCCTTTACCTGTAGCTCTTTTAAAACCTGGTTCAGCAACAAAACCATTTCCTGGGGTTATTGCTGATGTAGTAGATAAAGAAGGTAAACCTGTGCCAGCAGGCAAAGGTGGGTTTCTTGTTATTAAGCGACCATGGCCTGCTATGTTTAGAACATTATGGGGAGATCCACAAAAATATAAAGAACAATACTGGGAAATAATTCCTGGCGGAGTTTATACCACTGGCGATGTAGCCAGAAAAGATGAAGATGGTTACTTTTGGATTCAAGGTCGGGCAGATGATGTAATGAATATTGGAGGTTATCGAATTGGTACAGTTGAAGTAGAAAGTGCCTTTGTATCTCATCATGCTGTAGCAGAAGCAGCCTGTATTGGTGTACCTGATCCAATTAAAGGTGAGGTAGCTAAGGTATTTGTAGTACTAAAAGCAAAATATAAACCTAGTGAAGAATTAGATAAAGAATTAAGAAAACATGTAAGAAAAGTGCTTGGTTCTATTGTCATTATTAAATCAATTGAATTTGTAGATAGTCTTCCAAAAACAAGAGATGGAAAGATTATGCATCGTGTATTAAAGGCAAGAGAATTAGGACTTGATCCTGGCGATTTGACTACTTTAGCTGATTAA
- a CDS encoding LytTR family DNA-binding domain-containing protein — MSLKTLIVSASCEERARIRKYLSDLSTVQIVGETPVAKEAIQLIKAISYDLLLTDVTLADMNGLEFAKSLTRAGYVFLLIFLADNENYAAEAFTLDAVDYLIKPVEKSRLIAAIERAQRWERILRKKEGEGREKISIPPQAFDENELFAALKRSWQRERRETPLIQKLPVEKGGRHILIPYSQIIFVEAYGDYTYIYTAEEKFFASFSLKSLEERFSGSSFFRVHRKYLVNLDQVVEIAPMPGGTFYLRTTGKHKIEIPISRRRLKQLKEILGL; from the coding sequence ATGAGTTTAAAGACTTTAATTGTTTCAGCTAGTTGTGAAGAAAGGGCTAGAATTCGGAAGTACTTAAGTGATCTAAGTACTGTACAGATAGTAGGGGAAACACCTGTGGCTAAGGAAGCAATTCAACTAATTAAAGCAATCTCCTATGATCTCCTATTAACTGATGTAACATTAGCAGATATGAATGGTCTTGAATTTGCTAAAAGCTTAACTAGAGCTGGTTATGTTTTTCTTTTAATTTTCTTAGCTGACAATGAAAATTATGCAGCCGAAGCCTTCACTTTAGATGCAGTTGATTATTTAATAAAACCAGTGGAAAAGTCAAGATTAATTGCAGCTATTGAAAGAGCACAACGTTGGGAAAGAATATTGCGGAAAAAAGAAGGGGAAGGAAGAGAAAAAATTTCAATACCACCTCAGGCTTTTGATGAAAATGAACTTTTTGCTGCTTTAAAAAGAAGCTGGCAAAGAGAAAGACGTGAAACTCCTTTAATTCAAAAATTACCAGTGGAAAAAGGTGGACGTCACATTCTCATTCCTTATTCTCAGATTATTTTTGTTGAGGCTTATGGTGATTATACTTATATTTATACTGCAGAAGAAAAATTTTTTGCCTCTTTTAGCTTAAAATCTTTAGAAGAACGCTTTTCTGGTTCTTCTTTTTTCCGTGTCCATCGAAAATATTTGGTAAATCTTGATCAAGTGGTGGAAATTGCTCCAATGCCTGGGGGTACTTTTTATCTGCGGACTACAGGAAAGCATAAAATAGAGATTCCTATTAGTCGCCGCCGACTTAAACAGCTTAAAGAGATTCTTGGTCTTTAA
- the moaA gene encoding GTP 3',8-cyclase MoaA, whose protein sequence is MPLYDPYGRHINYLRISVTDRCNLYCCYCLPRKNIKKLPHHEILRYEEIVHLVRIMAEMGIEKVRITGGEPLIRKNIIYLIKRLKKISNIKKICMTTNGTLLKEMATEIYQAGLRHINISLDTLNPKKYAYITKVNAFSHVWTGIMKALEIGFSPVKINIVLLRGINDDEILDFAKLTLNYPLHIRFIELMPLVYTYIDFNQAFISINEVKKILEKLGNLERIPSSNLDGPAQRFKLKGGIGEIGFIGALTQHFCNKCNRLRLTSDGKLRPCLFSNIEWDLKTPLRQGKDDNILKTIIKEAIIHKPKWHSYNKFNIHYPMVYIGG, encoded by the coding sequence ATGCCTTTATATGACCCCTATGGGCGTCATATCAACTATTTACGTATTTCTGTAACAGACCGTTGTAACCTTTATTGCTGTTATTGTCTTCCTAGAAAAAATATCAAAAAACTCCCTCATCATGAAATCTTGCGTTATGAAGAAATTGTGCATTTAGTTCGTATCATGGCAGAAATGGGTATTGAAAAAGTACGTATTACTGGTGGTGAACCATTAATAAGAAAAAATATAATATATTTAATCAAAAGACTTAAAAAAATCTCTAATATTAAAAAGATTTGTATGACCACTAATGGTACCCTTTTAAAAGAAATGGCTACTGAAATTTATCAAGCAGGTTTAAGACATATCAATATTAGTCTTGATACTCTAAATCCTAAAAAATATGCTTATATTACAAAAGTAAATGCTTTTTCTCATGTATGGACTGGAATAATGAAAGCATTAGAAATAGGTTTTTCACCAGTAAAAATTAATATAGTATTGTTAAGGGGAATCAATGATGATGAAATATTAGATTTTGCTAAATTAACTTTAAATTATCCATTACATATAAGATTTATTGAATTAATGCCACTTGTTTATACCTATATAGATTTTAATCAAGCTTTTATTTCCATAAATGAAGTTAAAAAAATTCTTGAAAAACTAGGAAATCTTGAAAGAATTCCTTCTTCAAATTTAGATGGTCCAGCACAAAGATTTAAATTAAAAGGTGGAATAGGAGAAATAGGTTTTATTGGTGCTTTAACTCAGCATTTTTGCAATAAATGTAATCGTTTACGTCTCACATCAGATGGAAAATTAAGGCCATGTCTTTTTTCAAATATTGAATGGGACTTAAAAACACCTTTACGTCAAGGAAAAGATGATAATATCCTTAAAACAATAATAAAAGAAGCTATTATTCATAAACCAAAATGGCATAGTTATAATAAATTTAATATTCATTATCCTATGGTGTATATTGGGGGATGA
- a CDS encoding tetratricopeptide repeat protein, protein MVTKIKKKKTVIVDEFVAWPNRLVEYVKENLKQIIIVSVICILIVSTFFLGKAWWEKKKEKGFFLYAQAQNLLKKGEKEKAIKTLIQIADTHTPVAKFANLSLADFYREKQPEKELNFYMAYIQKAKDEDPLLPFVYYSLAVYYLNHKHWLEAEKILKTIVEKWQNHFLSAWAYAHLGLLAEKKNPLKAIKMYQLALKYKNSPLLPIWVELKTKGIIPQYTP, encoded by the coding sequence ATGGTTACAAAGATTAAAAAGAAAAAAACTGTTATAGTTGATGAATTTGTTGCTTGGCCTAATCGTTTAGTTGAATATGTAAAAGAAAATTTAAAACAAATTATTATTGTCAGCGTTATTTGTATTTTAATTGTTTCAACATTTTTTTTAGGAAAAGCTTGGTGGGAGAAGAAAAAAGAAAAAGGTTTTTTCCTTTATGCCCAAGCTCAGAATTTATTGAAAAAAGGTGAAAAAGAAAAAGCAATAAAAACTTTAATACAGATTGCAGATACTCATACACCAGTAGCTAAATTTGCTAATCTAAGTCTTGCCGATTTTTATAGAGAAAAGCAACCTGAAAAAGAATTAAATTTTTATATGGCTTATATCCAAAAAGCAAAAGATGAAGATCCACTTTTGCCTTTTGTCTATTATTCTTTAGCTGTATATTATCTCAATCATAAGCATTGGTTAGAAGCAGAAAAAATACTTAAAACAATAGTTGAAAAATGGCAAAATCATTTTCTTTCAGCTTGGGCTTATGCCCATTTAGGTCTTCTTGCTGAAAAGAAAAATCCTCTTAAAGCAATAAAAATGTATCAACTTGCTTTAAAATATAAAAATAGTCCTCTTCTTCCTATCTGGGTTGAATTAAAAACAAAGGGAATCATCCCCCAATATACACCATAG
- the kdsA gene encoding 3-deoxy-8-phosphooctulonate synthase gives MVKKIKVANFQVGERPFVLIAGPCVIEGEEITFRTATFLKNLTQRLNIPFIFKSSYDKANRTSIHSYRGPGLKEGLRILKNIKETLNIPVISDVHCIREVDLAAQVLDVIQVPAFLCRQTDLILAVAETGLPINIKKGQFLAPWDVRYIIEKIVSKGNENILLTERGTSFGYNNLVVDFRSLIIMRSFGYPVVFDATHSVQLPGGKGSCSGGQREFVPYLAKAAIAIGVDAIFMEVHEAPEKALCDGPNALPLNQVEDLLKVLKSIEQAIKNA, from the coding sequence ATGGTAAAAAAAATAAAAGTAGCTAATTTTCAAGTTGGAGAAAGACCTTTTGTTTTAATTGCAGGACCTTGTGTAATTGAAGGAGAAGAAATTACTTTTCGTACCGCTACTTTTTTAAAGAATTTAACACAACGGCTTAACATTCCTTTTATTTTTAAAAGTTCTTATGATAAGGCAAATCGCACCTCTATTCATAGTTATCGTGGGCCAGGTTTAAAAGAAGGATTAAGAATTCTAAAAAATATAAAGGAAACATTAAATATCCCTGTAATTTCTGATGTGCATTGTATACGAGAGGTAGATTTAGCAGCACAAGTGCTTGATGTTATTCAAGTCCCTGCCTTTTTATGTCGCCAAACGGATTTAATTTTGGCAGTAGCTGAAACAGGTCTTCCAATTAATATAAAAAAAGGGCAATTTCTTGCACCTTGGGATGTAAGGTATATTATCGAAAAGATAGTTTCAAAGGGAAATGAAAATATATTACTTACTGAAAGAGGGACTTCCTTTGGTTATAACAATCTTGTAGTAGATTTTCGTTCTTTAATAATTATGCGCTCATTTGGCTATCCAGTAGTATTTGATGCTACTCATAGTGTGCAGTTGCCTGGTGGTAAAGGAAGCTGTTCTGGAGGACAAAGAGAATTTGTACCATATCTAGCTAAAGCAGCAATAGCAATAGGTGTAGATGCCATTTTTATGGAAGTGCATGAAGCACCAGAAAAGGCATTATGTGATGGCCCAAATGCTTTGCCTTTAAATCAAGTTGAAGATTTATTAAAGGTTTTAAAAAGCATTGAACAGGCAATTAAAAATGCTTGA
- a CDS encoding HAD hydrolase family protein has translation MLDYEKFLLKLKKIKILITDVDGVWTPGTLGYIEGGEEIKYFHVHDGYGLKMLIENGIEVVVVSTRYSDAVQKRCRELGIQSVFQGIQNKEEILNKLLEKYTQEEIGVIGDDILDLPLFAKAGVKFTVANAVQAVKEKADYITAASGGAGALREIAELILSTRKD, from the coding sequence ATGCTTGATTATGAAAAATTCCTTTTAAAATTAAAAAAAATTAAAATACTTATAACTGATGTAGATGGAGTATGGACACCTGGAACATTAGGTTATATTGAGGGTGGAGAAGAGATAAAATATTTCCATGTTCATGATGGGTATGGTTTAAAAATGCTTATAGAAAATGGTATAGAAGTAGTAGTTGTTTCCACTCGTTATTCTGATGCTGTACAAAAACGTTGTCGAGAATTGGGCATTCAATCTGTTTTTCAAGGAATTCAAAATAAAGAAGAAATTTTAAACAAACTTTTAGAAAAATACACTCAGGAAGAAATTGGCGTTATAGGAGATGATATATTGGATTTACCTCTTTTTGCTAAAGCAGGAGTAAAATTTACAGTAGCTAATGCTGTACAGGCAGTAAAAGAAAAAGCCGATTATATAACAGCTGCTTCTGGAGGAGCGGGTGCATTGCGAGAAATTGCTGAATTAATCTTGAGCACCCGCAAAGATTAG
- the lptC gene encoding LPS export ABC transporter periplasmic protein LptC, whose protein sequence is MKSKFWYFIIGGLCLNILLMAGIYLFSRLNTLPKQKIIPVTYLSNITYTQIENGIKTWELKAQEARMIENKKVALKEIKLIFFLKDGTPLYVKAKTGWLDLNTKDMELKGNVKLWQNNGFVFLSDYLKYMQARSVFFTESPVTLEGNGMQLMADGMKYFVNTKKWIFSPRVKTWLNEWLG, encoded by the coding sequence ATGAAAAGTAAGTTCTGGTATTTTATAATTGGTGGTTTGTGTTTAAATATTCTTTTAATGGCAGGTATTTATCTCTTCAGCCGTTTAAATACATTACCTAAACAAAAGATAATACCTGTTACTTATCTTTCAAACATTACTTATACTCAAATAGAAAATGGAATAAAAACTTGGGAACTTAAAGCTCAAGAAGCAAGAATGATTGAAAATAAAAAAGTAGCTTTAAAAGAGATAAAATTAATATTTTTTTTAAAAGATGGAACACCTTTATATGTAAAGGCAAAAACAGGATGGCTTGATTTAAACACAAAAGATATGGAACTAAAAGGAAATGTTAAGCTTTGGCAAAATAATGGCTTTGTATTTTTAAGTGATTATCTTAAATATATGCAGGCACGTTCTGTTTTTTTTACTGAATCACCTGTAACGTTAGAAGGGAATGGAATGCAACTTATGGCTGATGGAATGAAATATTTTGTCAATACGAAAAAATGGATATTTTCTCCAAGAGTAAAGACTTGGTTAAACGAATGGTTAGGATAA
- the lptA gene encoding lipopolysaccharide transport periplasmic protein LptA gives MVRIKILFFIGLILLSTFVLAETEPLYIESNALEVDQKQNIAIFKGNVKAKQKDMELQADIMKVFYTTEKGKKTNQATIKRIEAEGNVVITQGERKAFGEKAIFYRTEGKIVLEGNAKLTEGDNWIEGDEMVFLLKENKTIIKGLKQPVEAVLYPEKKDESYFEGR, from the coding sequence ATGGTTAGGATAAAAATATTATTTTTTATTGGATTAATTCTACTTTCTACTTTTGTTTTAGCAGAAACTGAACCACTTTATATTGAATCTAATGCACTTGAAGTGGATCAGAAACAAAATATAGCTATTTTTAAAGGAAATGTAAAAGCAAAACAAAAAGATATGGAACTTCAAGCAGATATAATGAAAGTATTTTATACAACAGAAAAAGGAAAAAAGACAAATCAAGCAACCATTAAACGGATTGAAGCTGAAGGTAATGTAGTTATTACTCAAGGGGAAAGAAAAGCTTTTGGTGAAAAGGCTATTTTTTATCGTACAGAGGGAAAAATAGTGCTTGAAGGAAATGCAAAATTGACTGAAGGGGATAATTGGATTGAGGGTGATGAAATGGTTTTTTTACTTAAGGAGAATAAAACTATTATTAAAGGATTAAAACAGCCAGTAGAAGCAGTACTTTATCCTGAAAAGAAAGATGAGTCATATTTTGAAGGCAGATAA
- the lptB gene encoding LPS export ABC transporter ATP-binding protein, with amino-acid sequence MSHILKADNLTKIYRGRKVVDALSLFVHSGEVVGLLGPNGAGKTTTFYMIVGLTKPDNGRVILDNEDITNEPMYKRARKGINYLPQEASIFRKMTVSENILAILETLEISQQERQKRLQSLLKELRLEHLAQNQASTLSGGERRRVEITRALVTSPLFMILDEPFAGIDPIAVSEIKEIVLRLKQRGIGVLISDHNVRETLKVCDRAYILNEGKVLESGTPVEIVNSPLAREFYLGEDFAL; translated from the coding sequence ATGAGTCATATTTTGAAGGCAGATAATTTAACGAAAATTTATCGGGGACGTAAAGTAGTAGATGCTCTTTCTCTCTTTGTGCACTCAGGAGAAGTAGTGGGTCTTTTAGGACCAAATGGTGCAGGAAAAACTACTACTTTTTACATGATTGTAGGCTTAACTAAACCAGATAATGGTCGAGTTATTTTGGATAATGAAGATATTACCAATGAACCTATGTATAAGCGTGCAAGAAAAGGAATTAACTATTTACCTCAAGAAGCTTCAATATTTCGAAAAATGACTGTATCAGAAAATATTTTAGCTATTCTTGAAACACTTGAGATTTCTCAACAAGAAAGACAGAAAAGATTACAAAGTTTACTTAAAGAACTACGTTTAGAACATTTGGCACAAAATCAAGCTTCTACCCTCTCTGGAGGTGAAAGAAGGCGGGTAGAAATTACAAGGGCTTTGGTAACCTCTCCACTTTTTATGATTTTAGATGAACCATTTGCTGGTATTGATCCCATTGCTGTTAGTGAAATTAAAGAAATTGTTTTACGTTTAAAACAACGTGGAATAGGTGTGCTTATTTCTGATCATAATGTACGGGAGACTTTAAAAGTTTGTGATCGTGCTTATATTTTAAATGAGGGAAAAGTTTTAGAAAGTGGTACACCAGTAGAAATTGTCAATAGTCCATTAGCGCGAGAATTTTATTTAGGAGAGGACTTTGCTCTTTAG
- the rpoN gene encoding RNA polymerase factor sigma-54, with the protein MELKQEMRITQQLVMTPQLQQAIKLLQLSRIELLNVIKHEMETNPVLEEEFEIVEQTKKISEKEQEIKELLKFIWEQYDQDGQREINWWEREEKEEINWENFVTKSPSLTQHLLWQLQLSSLSKKERHIARFIIGNLNENGYLTVPLEEIALQAEVTIAQVEAVLKKVQEFDPIGVAARDLKECLLIQVKHYGINNPLVELIINNYLHFLEKKDLKGISSALKLPLEKVKEAVEIILQLEPKPGRQYSSETPIYIVPDLYVFKVEDDYIVVLNDEGFPRLRINGYYKQLLEQNNLSEKVKDFIQTKLRSAAWLLKSLHQRERTLYKVACSIFKFQREFLEKGIEYLRPLVLRDVAEDVGVHESTVSRVTANKYAQTPHGLFELKFFFNSGINADTGALATESIKAKIREIIALEDPNKPYSDERIAAILKEQGINIARRTVAKYREAMGILPSHQRKRLL; encoded by the coding sequence ATGGAACTAAAACAGGAAATGCGCATAACACAGCAACTAGTGATGACTCCTCAATTACAACAGGCAATTAAATTGCTTCAACTTTCTCGTATTGAGTTGTTAAATGTAATAAAGCATGAAATGGAAACAAATCCTGTTTTGGAAGAAGAATTTGAAATTGTAGAACAGACAAAAAAAATATCAGAAAAAGAACAAGAAATTAAAGAACTTCTTAAATTTATTTGGGAACAATATGATCAAGATGGACAGAGAGAAATAAATTGGTGGGAAAGAGAAGAAAAAGAAGAAATAAATTGGGAAAATTTTGTCACAAAAAGTCCCTCTCTTACCCAACATCTTCTTTGGCAATTACAACTTTCCTCTCTTTCAAAAAAAGAAAGACATATTGCTCGCTTTATTATTGGAAACTTAAATGAAAATGGCTATTTAACAGTTCCTTTAGAAGAAATCGCTTTACAAGCCGAAGTTACTATAGCTCAAGTAGAAGCAGTGTTAAAAAAGGTTCAGGAATTTGATCCAATAGGAGTAGCAGCACGTGATTTAAAAGAGTGTTTATTAATCCAAGTAAAACATTATGGCATTAATAATCCATTAGTAGAATTAATCATTAATAATTATTTGCATTTTCTTGAAAAGAAAGATTTAAAAGGTATTTCTTCTGCCTTAAAACTACCTTTAGAAAAGGTAAAAGAAGCCGTAGAAATTATTTTACAACTTGAGCCTAAACCAGGTAGACAATATAGTAGTGAAACTCCTATTTATATTGTACCAGATCTTTATGTATTTAAAGTAGAAGATGATTATATTGTGGTATTAAATGATGAAGGATTTCCACGTTTACGAATAAATGGATACTATAAGCAACTTTTAGAACAGAATAATTTATCAGAAAAAGTAAAAGATTTTATTCAAACTAAATTAAGGTCTGCAGCTTGGTTACTTAAAAGTTTACATCAGCGAGAAAGAACTTTATATAAAGTAGCATGTAGCATTTTTAAATTTCAACGAGAATTTTTAGAAAAAGGCATTGAATATTTGCGACCATTAGTATTAAGAGATGTAGCTGAGGATGTAGGTGTACATGAATCTACAGTTAGTCGTGTAACAGCAAATAAATATGCTCAAACTCCTCATGGTTTATTTGAACTAAAATTCTTTTTTAATTCAGGGATCAATGCTGATACAGGTGCATTGGCTACTGAAAGCATTAAAGCCAAAATTAGAGAAATTATTGCCTTAGAAGATCCAAATAAACCTTATAGTGATGAGCGTATTGCAGCTATTTTAAAAGAACAAGGCATAAATATTGCGCGACGCACAGTTGCTAAATATCGTGAAGCTATGGGAATTTTGCCATCTCATCAGAGAAAAAGGCTTCTATAA
- the raiA gene encoding ribosome-associated translation inhibitor RaiA: MQISVTFRNIKPSEGIKNYAEKKIGRLKRFLNTENLEANLVLSIEKFRHIAELNVWADGEQLYGREEAEDTYAAIDTVVDKIERQIEKRKIKYRKGEIRVSKPTEEVETPKIIKSNRFQSKPMDIEEALKQLELSGEDLIVFLNAETRNVNVLYRQKDGTYELIEANV; this comes from the coding sequence ATGCAAATTTCAGTAACTTTTCGAAATATTAAACCTTCAGAAGGTATTAAAAATTATGCTGAAAAGAAAATAGGACGTCTAAAACGTTTTTTAAATACAGAAAATCTTGAAGCCAATCTTGTTCTTTCAATTGAAAAATTTCGTCATATTGCTGAATTAAATGTATGGGCTGATGGTGAACAACTCTATGGGCGTGAGGAGGCAGAAGATACTTATGCAGCTATTGACACCGTTGTGGATAAAATTGAAAGGCAAATTGAAAAAAGGAAAATAAAGTATAGAAAAGGTGAAATTAGAGTGTCTAAACCAACAGAAGAAGTAGAAACGCCTAAAATAATAAAAAGTAATCGTTTTCAGTCTAAGCCAATGGATATAGAAGAAGCGTTAAAACAGTTAGAATTATCAGGTGAAGATTTAATTGTTTTTCTCAATGCTGAAACCAGAAATGTCAATGTACTTTATCGACAGAAGGATGGTACTTATGAATTAATTGAAGCAAATGTCTGA
- the rapZ gene encoding RNase adapter RapZ, translating into MSESFFPLKLVIITGTSGGGKSTALKTFEDLGFFCVDNLPPPLLPKFLELAQKSRVERIALVMDVREREFREEGNQVLQKLIQIGYKPEILFFDAQDDVLLRRFKETRRKHPLAQEGKTLAESIGEERKYLNSIRQMATQVVDTSFFSVHDLKRWIEARYAKAISRQMQVQIISFGFKFGIPSEADLVFDVRFLPNPHFVPELRPLNGRSEAIKNFFKNDMLLKKFMEKLLDMLKFLLPFYQYEGKHYLNIAIGCTGGRHRSVFVAEKLLEMLKNSFSKKDYRFSLIHRDIEAQ; encoded by the coding sequence ATGTCTGAATCTTTTTTCCCTTTAAAATTGGTCATTATTACTGGTACTTCTGGAGGAGGAAAAAGCACAGCTTTAAAGACCTTTGAAGATTTAGGTTTTTTTTGTGTAGATAATCTTCCTCCCCCTCTTTTACCTAAATTTTTGGAATTAGCACAAAAGAGTCGAGTAGAAAGAATTGCATTAGTAATGGATGTTAGAGAAAGAGAATTTAGGGAAGAAGGTAATCAAGTACTACAAAAGTTAATACAAATTGGTTATAAACCAGAGATTTTATTTTTTGATGCTCAGGATGATGTTTTGTTACGAAGATTTAAAGAGACTAGAAGAAAACACCCACTTGCTCAGGAAGGTAAAACGTTAGCAGAAAGTATTGGAGAAGAAAGAAAATACTTAAATTCTATTAGACAGATGGCTACTCAAGTAGTTGATACCTCTTTTTTCAGTGTCCATGATTTAAAAAGATGGATAGAAGCTAGATATGCAAAAGCCATTTCACGTCAAATGCAGGTACAAATAATCTCCTTTGGTTTTAAATTTGGAATTCCATCAGAAGCAGATCTTGTATTTGATGTACGTTTTTTACCAAATCCTCATTTTGTCCCAGAATTAAGACCTCTTAATGGAAGAAGTGAAGCTATAAAAAATTTTTTTAAAAATGATATGCTTTTGAAAAAATTTATGGAAAAGTTATTGGATATGCTCAAGTTTCTCTTGCCTTTTTACCAATATGAAGGTAAACATTATTTAAATATTGCTATTGGTTGTACAGGAGGAAGACACCGTTCAGTATTTGTAGCTGAAAAATTATTAGAAATGCTTAAAAATAGTTTTTCAAAAAAGGATTATCGCTTTTCTTTAATTCATAGAGATATTGAGGCACAATAA